One segment of Anatilimnocola aggregata DNA contains the following:
- a CDS encoding SufS family cysteine desulfurase, whose amino-acid sequence MSGTISLEEIISELDDLEGQERLQYLMELGDTLPAFPVEWQTEPNRVLGCMSQVWLVPRVQADPKELGFEGTSDAALVRGLMAFVLAVYNGHTPQEILAYPIDETIERAGLGKLIGMQRSSGLRSMIRRIRDLAELAEASPGGIIAAPTAIQIPAPPTKPIVVPSSHASRLASPLTTVDSTALLDVEKIRAQFPILQRQLDQGKPLIYLDNGASTQRPLVVLAAMREIEETGYSNVHRGGHTLAAESTARFEEARTAIQQLLNAASRNEIIFTSGTTAGVNLVAQSYGGSQLQAGDEILLTEMEHHSNIVPWQQIAERTGAIIRWAPITDDYLLDLDAFNQLLTSRTKIVAITAISNVLGTINPLRELISKAHAMGAVVLVDAAQAAPHEPLDVQALDCDFLVFSGHKMLGPTGIGVLYGKEALLAQMPPFLGGGSMINTVTREGFTPALLPHKFEAGTPPIVQAIGLGAAVKYLQEIGLANIMRHERQLTRRAHELLSAIPGLRILGPDPEQKSGIVTFVMNGVHPDDLSRLLDVQGIAVRAGHHCAMPLHARLGVSASCRASFYLYNSLAEVEQLAAELAQIQQRFAR is encoded by the coding sequence ATGAGCGGCACGATCAGCCTGGAGGAAATCATCAGCGAGCTCGACGACCTTGAGGGTCAAGAGCGGCTGCAATATCTGATGGAGCTCGGCGATACGCTCCCCGCGTTCCCCGTCGAGTGGCAGACGGAGCCGAATCGCGTGCTGGGATGCATGTCGCAAGTGTGGCTGGTTCCTCGCGTACAAGCTGATCCTAAGGAACTGGGGTTTGAAGGGACCAGCGATGCCGCTCTCGTCCGCGGGCTAATGGCGTTTGTACTGGCTGTCTACAACGGGCACACGCCACAAGAGATTCTCGCTTACCCAATCGACGAAACGATCGAGCGGGCCGGGCTGGGCAAGCTAATCGGCATGCAGCGGAGCAGTGGCCTGCGCTCGATGATCCGCCGCATTCGCGATCTGGCTGAATTGGCCGAGGCATCGCCAGGTGGAATAATCGCCGCACCAACCGCAATCCAAATTCCCGCTCCTCCAACCAAACCAATTGTCGTCCCCTCGTCACACGCCTCGCGTCTTGCGTCTCCTCTCACGACCGTCGATTCGACTGCGCTACTCGATGTCGAGAAAATCCGCGCGCAGTTTCCGATCTTGCAACGCCAGCTCGATCAAGGGAAACCGCTGATCTATCTCGACAATGGCGCGTCCACCCAGCGGCCGTTGGTTGTGCTCGCAGCGATGCGCGAGATCGAAGAAACGGGCTATAGCAACGTCCATCGCGGTGGCCATACGTTGGCAGCGGAATCGACGGCCCGGTTTGAAGAGGCCCGCACTGCCATCCAGCAATTGCTTAACGCCGCGTCGCGGAACGAGATCATCTTCACCAGCGGCACGACGGCGGGCGTTAATCTCGTCGCGCAAAGTTATGGTGGTTCTCAGCTGCAAGCGGGCGACGAGATTTTGCTCACCGAGATGGAGCACCACTCGAACATTGTCCCCTGGCAGCAGATTGCCGAGCGTACCGGCGCGATCATTCGTTGGGCACCGATTACCGACGACTATCTGCTCGACCTCGATGCGTTCAATCAACTACTAACTTCGCGAACCAAGATTGTCGCGATCACCGCCATCTCGAATGTGCTCGGCACAATCAATCCGCTTCGCGAACTCATCAGCAAAGCGCACGCCATGGGAGCTGTCGTGCTGGTCGATGCCGCGCAGGCCGCGCCTCACGAACCGCTCGATGTGCAGGCGCTCGACTGCGACTTTCTGGTCTTCAGCGGGCACAAAATGCTCGGGCCCACCGGCATCGGCGTGTTGTATGGCAAAGAGGCGTTGTTGGCTCAGATGCCGCCGTTTCTCGGTGGGGGGAGCATGATTAACACGGTCACGCGCGAGGGCTTCACCCCGGCGCTTTTGCCGCACAAGTTCGAAGCCGGAACGCCGCCGATCGTCCAAGCAATCGGTCTCGGTGCGGCGGTGAAGTATCTTCAGGAGATTGGCTTGGCGAACATCATGCGGCACGAGCGGCAACTGACTCGCCGCGCGCATGAACTTCTCTCCGCGATTCCCGGCCTGCGCATCCTAGGACCCGATCCTGAACAGAAGAGCGGGATCGTGACCTTCGTAATGAACGGCGTTCATCCCGACGATTTGTCGCGACTGCTCGATGTGCAAGGGATCGCCGTCCGTGCGGGTCATCACTGCGCGATGCCGCTACACGCGCGGCTGGGCGTTTCTGCCAGCTGTCGCGCGAGTTTCTATCTCTACAACAGCCTTGCCGAAGTTGAACAGTTAGCTGCCGAATTGGCGCAGATTCAACAGCGCTTCGCGCGCTAA